The sequence AGATGGCGTTATGTTCTGGCTAGGTATCGATAGTCCCTACGCCCTTCATCATCCTCAGATGAGCCCTAAGGAAGAAGCCTTAGCCATTGGGGTAGATGCGGTCTCTAGTTTCTTGAATAAGAAGGCAGCAGAGTAGAGGAATTGTCTATGAAAGCAGAACTACGCAAGAAAATTTTGCAAGAAATGAAGGCTTTATCTCAGGAGCAAAAACAGGCTATGGATCGAGTTTTAACTGAGCGTTTCTTACAACACCCTTTTTACCAAGAAGCCAAGACCATCGCAACCTATCTCTCCTTCCCTCATGAATTTCAAACGCAGGAACTGATTGAGCAGGCGCTGAAGGACGATAAAAAGGTTCTGATACCCAAAACCTATCCCAAGGGACGGATGGAGTTTGTGGTCTATGATCCGCAGCAGTTGGTAAAAACTTCCTTTGGTTTACTGGAACCGCAAGGAGACTTGGAAGTGGTGGAACCGTCTCAGATTGATTTAATTCATGTTCCGGGTTTAGCTTTTACAACAGAGGGCTATCGGATCGGATATGGTGGAGGATATTATGACCGCTATCTGGAACATTTTGCTGGGCAGAGCCTGAGTACAATCTATCCTTGTCAAGTTCAGGAGTTTAACTTTGAAAACCATGATATTCCCGTCCAGGAGGTGCTAATCTATGAAGGAAATCTTTGATAAACGTTATCCTGTGACTAGCTTCTTCCTCCTAGTAACAGCATTGGTATTTCTCTTGATGTTGGTTTTTACAGGTTTAAATTTTGAACGAGCAGATACCCTGCTTCAGTTTGGGGCCATGTATGGACCGATCATTCGCCTGTTCCCTGAGCAGATATGGCGCCTTTTTTCGGCTATATTTGTGCATATTGGATGGGAGCATTTTATTGTCAATATGATTTCACTCTACTTTCTTGGACGACAAGTGGAGGAAATTTTCGGTTCTAAGCAGTTCTTCTTTCTCTATCTCTTATCAGGAATGATGGGCAATCTCTTTGTTTTTGCTTTCACACCGAAAGTTGTCGCTGCTGGGGCATCCACTTCTCTTTACGGACTATTTGCTGCGATTATCGTTTTGCGTTACGCAACTCGCAACCCCTATATTCAGCAGTTGGGGCAATCCTATCTGACACTTTTCGTGATAAATATCATTGGAAGTGTTCTGATTCCAGGAATCAGCCTAGCTGGGCATATCGGAGGTGCAGTAGGCGGTTCCTTTCTAGCAGTCATCTTCCCAGTTAAATGGGAGAGAAGGATGTACAGTACTAGCCAGCGAATCGGGGCAACCGTACTTTTTATCGCACTAGCCGTTTTCCTTTGCTATAAGGGAATGACCTATGTGTAGGGGGGAATAGTTAAAAAGCTACTCAAAAAATGAGTAGCTTTTTTTGGAACCATTCGAAACAACACAGCTCTAAAACTGAGTCAAAAGCAACATGACTTTTAGTGGTGTTTTGGAACCATTCGAAACAACACAGCTCTAAAACCTACCTCAATCCTTGGATTTAAGCTGTAAAGTTTTGGAACCATTCGAAACAACACAGCTCTAAAACACTTTGACAAGCAATAGCTATCAAGAAAATGTTTTGGAACCATTCGAAACAACACAGCTCTAAAACAGAGCCATCCTTACACTATTCAGAGGCCTTGTTTTGGAACCATTCGAAACAACACAGCTCTAAAACTTTTCATCAAGCGCCAATCCATCCAGTAAAGTTTTGGAACCATTCGAAACAACACAGCTCTAAAACTTCCTTATCTTGATTATATTATATCACGGTGTTTTGGAACCATTCGAAACAACACAGCTCTAAAACAACAATAATGACAGCAGAAAGAGGACACGAGTTTTGGAACCATTCGAAACAACACAGCTCTAAAACCCTGCTGAGGCACAGCAATCACTTTCAGACGTTTTGGAACCATTCGAAACAACACAGCTCTAAAACTGTTGTAGCATTTCAGCAAGCGACTGTTCTGTTTTGGAACCATTCGAAACAACACAGCTCTAAAACCTCGTAGAAAAGTTTTTCTCACGAAATTTCGTAATCGCGCCATTCGTCCCAGCCAGACTTCAGCTCGTTAGGTTCCAATTGTTACCCTTATTATACCATATTTTCGGGGTTCAGGAAATAGTCTTGATCCAGCACATACTGCGGGAAATCAAAGACTTTTCGAGGTTCGACAAATAAGACTCTTAGTTGATTGAGTTGGATATACTCTATCAGATTTACTAACTCATCCTTTGAAAGATAGGCGGTCGCATTGATGAAAACAAGGAGTTTCTTTTTGGAAAGATATTTAAAAACCTGGATAATTTCTAGCATCTTTTCAAAAGGCGTATCACTTAGAGTTTCAACTTTGACTCCTAACGCATCAATCAACTCTAGGATAGTAATTTCATCGTATTCCAGGTCTAGTTCATTTTCTAAGCACTCAAATGCCAGCAATTCTGTAATCGTAGCAACTAGCTTTTCAATCATGGATTTGACTTCTGGTTTGTCGTTGAGTTGATTTTCTAAATCAGCATGTATCAGTTTGAGCATGGCAGGTGAGTTTAGATTGTATCCTAAGACATCCGTTATCACTAGTAACTCGGCCTCTTTCATAGCTTTTAGATTTCTATCAAACAACTTTAACTCTCCATCATCAGTGTACTGGTAGAACTGCTTGACGATAGTCGAAAAGGTAAACTGGTCTTCCAGGACTAAAAAGGTTGCATTTTCAATAGCCAATGGTTCATCCAATAATGGGAAATTAATCTTCATCTCTAGGCTCCTCTCCTAGAAAAACTAAACGTGCGTCGGAGTTTGCTACGCTAGTATTTCGCTCACCATTTAAGTAAATCATGCGAGAAAACTGCTTTTCTGTAACGGTTAAGAGAGTGATGTTCCCTTTTTTAGGATTGTGCGTCTTAAGGCGTTCAATCATGGCGTTATTAGCAGAGTTATTGAGCAAGAGCTTGCTATAGATGGAGAATTGGTGCATGATAAATCCTTCATCTATGAGGAACTTACGAAATCTCCGATAGGCCTTGCGTTCCTCTATAGTATCAACCGGCATATCAAACATTAAAATCATACGCATATATCGATAACTCATATCCTAAACTCAGGAACTCCTTTCTCCGGTTGATTGAGAGCTTGGATGACTTTCTTAGTATAGTCACTGACGATATTGGACAGGTACATATCTTTGCCATTGTAGTGGAAGGTGTCTGAGAAAATGGTAAAAAGTTCTCGCTTGATTTTGACAAAAGAACTGCTTCGATTTTCATAGACGATTCTGTCAATAATCGGACGAAAAGGTTCCATAATATCGCTAGCGAGGTTGAATTGATTAAACTGATTAGCATGTTTCAAGCCAAACTGAGTCATGCAGCCAGACAAGACAATCTCACGCGCAAACATACTCAAAATCAAGGTGTAACCATAGTCTAAGGCAGCATTGACATCATTGTCTTGTTCACGGCTAAAATCATTCCCAAACAAGGTGTTAAAATAAATCCGAGCTGCGTGCCCTTCGCGGTTACTAGGATCAAACAAATCCAACCCATGATAGAGATCGATGACTGACTGGCTCTTTTCCAGAAAACCACAACTACCCAGATATAAAGCCTGATTGAGAATTTTTTGTGCAATAATGGTGGTCCAGATTTCCGCCTTTACATCTTCATTCCAGGAAATTTGACGAGAGAGTTGTAAACTGGAATCATGCCGACCGTAGTAAGGCATCAAGTATGCCGTTGGCAAGCGTTTATCATCACAAAAGATGACCAGAATATTTTCATCCACCAAACGTTTAATCAGCATGGTGGAGAGAACGATATCTGTCGTCTCCAAAAGAAGGATGTCCACCTCGGACAGGTGAATCAACTCTGTCCGAGAGGCATCTTTAAAAATCAAGTGATTGTTCTTGTAGGAGAGCTTAGAGTGTGTATTCACAACAACGGTTCTCCATCCCATTAGTCTTCTCCCAGTTTGCTTAAGTCAATCCGAGTCTCGTAAAGACCAGTGATGGACTGGTGGATGAGGGTGGCGTTGAGGAGTGACGAAGGTGTATAGTCTCTGTATCGTGGAATTTTTACTCCCAAGAACTCGAAGTCAGAAGCACTTCCTTGTGAAGTTAACTCGAATAAACCAGCATTTTTACTATTTCTTGGACCAATGAAACTGAAACATAACTTTTCGATATCAACTGTTTCCCAATCAATAAATGCTTGTCTGATTCTTTCTCCATTTTTTAATGCACCTACATACTTATCGTTAAAATCAAGTACAGATTCTAAAAGTTTAGCAAAATCATTTCGATGTTTCTCAACATACTCTAAGTGTTCTGGTTCAAGTGTTTTATTAATATTCTTAGCATGATACAAAAGAGTCGTATATTTTTCGGGGAGGACCAATTCATTACCTTTATGAATTTCTCCTCGTTTATTGTTTGTTGATAGAATACTTGCCAGTCTTCTTCTTGTACCATCAGGAAACTCAAACAAACTATATTTAGGTAAAGTAATAGTTGATAGAATTTTTATGTATCCTTTTTCAAGGAGATAGTTTTTCTTGTTCTTTTCAAAATTTATTTTATCTAAAATAGAGATACCTTGAAACTCAAGCACTGTCTTTTGTTGTTTTTTCGCTCCTTTTTCAATAATAGCTTTAACTAAGACCGCGTATGAGTTAGAAATACCAGCGTAACCACCGTATTTTCGTGGGTCAAGCCCTTGCTTAATTGGGACAAGATTTTCTTTACTATCTTCTGAAGGTTTAGGAGATGGATTAGAATTGAACAATCCTTTAGGTTTACCTCTATCTAGACCATGTGTTTGAATCTCTGTCTTCTTCACAATATTCACCTGCGGAAGTGAAAGAACTTTTTTGATTGTAGCGAAATCTTTTTCCTTATTCCAAGCGATTTCTCCAGTGTCTTTGGAGTATTCGATATTCTCTCTTTTTACGATAGTTCCGTCTGCGTAATGCACCTCTTCTTTAAAGAAGTTCAGCAAGTTTGAGTAGAAGAAATATTTTTCAGTTGCTTTTTCGACTTCTTTAGGATCTTTGAATCTGGAGATGTATCTCTTAAGATCGTATTTTTGATAGTCACCATAGACGAATTCAGGCTCTAGTTTAGGATATTTCTTAAGGATAGCCTTAGCAACCACTGCATTTAAATAGGCATCATGCGCGTGGTGGTAGTCATTGATTTCCCGTACCTTGTATAACCTAAATTCTTTACGGAAGTTGGAAACTAGATTGGATTTCAAAGTGATGATTTTGACGATGCGGTTCTGCTTATCCTTCTCAGTCACTTCTGTATTGAAGCGGGCATCTAAAATCTGAGCAACATGTTTTGTGATTTGACGTGTTTCAACTAACTGGCGCTTGATAAAACCAACTTTATCACGCTCATCTAGCCCACCTCGTTCAGCCTTGGTTAAATTATTAAATTTACGTTCTGAAATCAATTTAGAATCCAATAATTGTTGCAAAAAGGCTTTTCTTTTTTGAACGACTTCTAGGCTAGGAACATTATCGGATTTCCCACGATTATCCTTTGAACTAGTTAAGACACGGTTATCAAGAGAATCATCCTTGATAAAGGCCTGTGGGATGATGTGGTCAATGTCATAGTTGCTCAGTTGGTTGATATCAAGAGCTTCTCCAGTGTACATATCCTTCCCATTTTGGAGATAGTAAAGGAAGAGACGATCATTTTGAAGTTGAATATTATCTGTTGGATGTTCTTTTAATATATTTGAATCAAGCCCAGGTGCTAAATTTTTTAGTGCATCTTCAATGCGCTTATATCTTTGTTGAGAATTCTTTTTCCCTCTGCCAGTTGTCTGATTTTCTCGTGCCATCTCAATCACAATGGACTCAGGAGCATGGCCCATAACCTTGACAAGTTCATCAACAATCTTGATACTTTGTAAAATTCCCTTTTTAATGGCAGGGCTTCCTGGGAGTTCTTGGACGACTTGCTTCACATCATCTGTCTTGCCAACCACTTGTGCTTTTTGGATAATTTCTTTGAAGGAAAGTCCGTCATCATTGATTAACTGCATAAAGTTGCGATTGCTGTAACCGTCATCAATCAGATAATCAAGAATCGTTTTGCCGCTTTTTTTATCATGGATGCCATTAATCAGCTTGGCAGAGAGCTTTCCCCAACCGGTATAGTGTCGACGAGTCAGTGCCTTGATTACTTTCTCATCAAAGATAGAGGCATATTGTGCAAGATGCTGCTTAATCATCTCACGATCTTCAAAGATAGTTAGCGTGTGGACGATATTTTCAAGAATCTCTTCATTTTTAGGGTCATCCATAAACTCCTTATCCTTGATAATCTTGAGCAAATCATGGTAAGTAGAAAGACTAGCGTTAAATTGTTTTTCAATTCCTTTTAGTTCGATTCCATCGTAGCCATCAACAGTGTGTAGATAATGAATGATATCTTTTTCAGTTACTTTTCTTTTCTCTTTGAATAATTGATTGACAATTTGCTTCTTCTGAGCACTATCAAGGAATTGATAGTCTCTTAATCCTTCTGCAATAAATTTTACTTTTGTTAATTCATTATAGACAGCAAATGTTTCATACAAGAGACTGTGTTTAGGCAAAACTTTTTCTTCTGGCAGATACAAGTCATAGTTAGTCATCTTATTGATGAAGTCTTCCGCAGAGCTTGCTTTATCAACAATTTCTTCAAAATTCCAAGGTCTTATTGCTTGGTCAGAATTTCGAGTAAGCCAAGCAAAATCACGATTGCCACGAGCCAATGGGCCAACGTAGTAAGGAATACGGAAAGTTAAGATTTTCTCTATCTTTTCTTTATTGTCCTTCAGAAATGGATAATGTTCTCCTTGCCGACGGAGAATGGCATTCATTTCTTGAAGATGAATTTGATGAGGAATAGAACCATTATCAAAGGTGCGTTGTTTTCTCAAAAAATCTTCACGTTCGATTTTATCAAGGAAATAATCTGTTCCTTCGAATTTAGAGAGAAGATTTTTGATATATTTGTAAAATGTTTCTTGAGTGGTCTTGCCATCGATATATCCAGCATACCCATCTTTAGATTGGTCAGAAAAAACTTCATCATATTTTTCTGGAAGATTGGCTTTGATGAATTGTTTTAAAGCTGCCAAGTCTTTTTGGTGATTTTCATAGCGCTCAATCATAGATGCTGATAATGGAGCCTTGGTTGAAGGATCTGTGACAGTCAAAATGCCTGATAGAAGAATAGCATCATAGAGTTTTTTGGCAACTAAGAAAAGATCAGCAAAGTCATCTCCAATTTGTCCGAGCAAGTTTTCCAAATCCTCATCATAGGTATCTTTAGAAAATTGTAGCGGAGCTTTTTCTTCTAAGTCAAAATGTTTTTTGAAATCAGCTTGATTTCCTACAATCAACTTGAGAAATTCCGAAAACAAACCAGTGGACTTTTCATCAGGAAAGAGTCTTAGAACGCGTTCTCTCTTTGCAGATTTACTAATTTTATCGGTAAAAATTGCTTCTATTTGTGCGTTTTGCCCACTAAGTGAACTTCCTTCAAAGGTGTTGTCGTAAATGCTTATAAACTCGTTAAAGATTTTTTGAATATCATTATTTTTTATATCGAAAGCTTCTTCATATAAAAAATGCCCACGGTATTTAATCATATGAGCTAATACTAGATAGATCAAGCGCAAGTCAGCTTTTTCTTTCGAATCAGCCAGTTGCTTTCTCAAATGATAGATAGTTGGAAATTGCTTATGGTATTCTTTTTCTTCTGCCAAGGTAGCAAAAATAGGGTATTTACTCCCTCTTTTATCCTCAGGAATTAAAAAGGAGTCATCCAATCGATGAAAGAAACCACTATCCAACTTGCTCATTTCTTCAAAAAAGATTTCTTGGAGATAGCGAAGACGATTTTTCCGACGGGTATAGCGACGACGTGCAGTTCGTTTGAGGCGTCTATCCTCAGCGGTTGTCCCTTCATCAAATAATAAAGCTCCGATGAGGTTTTTCTTGATAAAGTGTTTATCGGTATTGCCCAAAACTTTCATCTTTTTAGATGGCACTTTATAGTCATCTGTAATAACGGCCCATCCGACGCTGTTAGTTCCGATATCGAGTCCAATAGAGTAAGGTTTATTGCTCATTTAGTCTTCTCCTTTGAGTTATACTCTTTAAGTTCTAATTAGTAATAGCTAATATATTAACCTTAGCTAAATTATATATCTTTTGGCTATTAAAATCAAGAAATTGTAAAACGTTTTCATTGTGTAAATTTTTAAATCGTTATAAAATGGAATGTTATTCTATTTCATATAGATTTCTTCTTGCAATTTTTAAAAGAATGGTATACAATACAAGTGTTGGAACTATTCGAAACAACACAGCAAGTTAAAATAAGGCTTTGTCCGTACACAACTTGAAAAAGTGCGCACCGATTCGGTGCTTTTTATTTTATTATACTAATTCATTGTGCTCTTATTTTTGTTAAAAAAACAAATAATATCATAGCGCTTTCATGAAGTTTGATACCAATTCGATGGAGCTTATAAGTAGGTTAACTGAGAAATACAGATTTCTTTTTAGATTATAGATGTTCTGAAGAATAGCAATACAAAAAAGAACTGGGATAATTAACTATCCTAGCTCTTTTTATATGGAATTTTCTTCTATTTCCCCTCAGCTAACTCTTTTCCGAGTTGGATGAGGTAGTCTTTCAAGTCGTCTTTGACCTGTGGGTGTTTGAGAGCGTAGTCGATGGAGGTTTTCATAAAGCCAAACTTGTCTCCGACATCGTAACGAGCCCCTTTGAACTCACGAGCAAATACACGTTGTGTTTTATTGAGGGTATCGATTGCATCTGTCAGCTGAATTTCATTTCCTGCACCTGGAGCTTGGTTTTCGAGGATTTGGAAAATTTCAGGAGTGAGGAGGTAGCGTCCGATGATAGCAAGGTCACTAGGAGCGTCCTCTGGAGCTGGTTTTTCAACGAAGGTTTCAACGCTGTAAAGACCGTCTTTTCCTTCGCCTTGCGGAGCAATAACCCCATAAGCAGAGACTTCGTCATGAGGGACTGGCATAACAGCGATAGTGGACGCGTGGGTACGTTCGTAGTCATCCATGAGTTGTTTGGTAAGCGGAACAGCCTTTTCGTCTGTGATATCCATCAAGTCATCACCAAGCATAACGACAAAAGGTTCATTTCCAACGAAAGCTTTGGCTTGCAAAACAGCATCTCCGAGACCACGTGGATGTGTTTGACGGATAAAATGCAGGCGCATGCCGGTTGTCTCATCAACCAGCTTCAGAAGATCTGTTTTCCCTTTTTCTTTAAGGTTGTATTCCAATTCGAAGTTTGAATCAAAATGGTCCTCGATAGAACGTTTTGACTTACCCGTAACAACCAAGATGTCTTCGATTCCAGACTTGAGGGCTTCTTCAACGATAAACTGGATAGTGGGCTTGTCTACGATTGGCAACATTTCCTTGGCCAAGGCCTTAGTTGCTGGGAGGAAGCGAGTTCCCAATCCAGCGGCAGGGATGACTGCTTTTCTGACTTTTTGTTTCATGATGTTCCTTTCTATAAGGGTCTAAGACCATTCGTTTTCTGCTTTAAATTCATTGTTCATGATGTCAGTGATTGCTTCTTTGATATTGACACCTTCGTAGATGACTCGGTAAATAGCCTGTGTGATTGGCATGTAGACACCCAATTCCTGAGCCAGCTCGTAAGCTGCTCGAGTTGTTGAGATTCCTTCGATGACCATGCCCATATTAGCTTCGATGTCTGCGAGGGATTCTCCACGACCGAGAGCATCACCAGCTCTCCAGTTACGAGAGTGGATAGATGTCCCAGTTACGATCAAATCCCCAACTCCAGAAAGCCCGCTATAAGTCAGAGGATTAGCTCCCAGAGCGACCCCTAGACGGGTGATTTCAGCCAGGCCACGGGCAATGATAGCCGCCTTGGCATTATCGCCAAATCCTAGACCATGTAGTGCCCCAGCGCCAACTGCGATGATGTTTTTGAGAGCACCAGCGGTTTCAACCCCGATAACATCCGTATTGGTATAGAGGCGGAAGTAGTGGTTGCTAAAGAGATTTTGGACGTACTGGGCCGTTTCAAGGTCTTTAGAGGCTGCAGTGATCAAGGTAATATCCCGTACAATCGTTTCCTCAGCGTGGCTAGGTCCTGAAACAACAACGACTTCACTACGAAGGTCAGCTGGGATTTCCTCTTCAAGAATAGTTGATAGACGTTTGTGGCTATCTGGTTCCAATCCTTTGGAGGCATGCATGATGACAACCTTGTGATCAAGCACCTTTGCTACTTGTTGGGCAACCAGTCTCGTTACTTTTGTTGGGACTACAAATAAAACAGCATCCACATCCTTTAGTGTTTCTTCTAAATCATGATAGGCTTTGATTTTTTCGTCGAGTAGGATATCTTTGAAATAGCGTTTGTTTGTATGTTGGTTATTGATTTCATCAATTTGGTCAGAAATATTTCCCCAAATTCGAACCTCGTGTCCATTGTCGTTTAGGACCTGCGAAAGGGCAGTTCCCCAAGAACCAGGACCCAAGACAGCGATGGTTTGTTTCTTCATCTTTTCCTCCTTGTAAGAGTTCTTCCTTTCATTTTACCATAAAAAGCCTTTTCATGCATCACCTGTAGGTGAAAGCGCACTAATTTATAACAAGGAGACTTCTTTGACAAGATGCCTCTTTTTTGCTAGAATAGCATCAATATGAACGAATGAGAAGGAGCTGACGCAGGATGTCGCTCCCTTTATCTATTTTATTAGGAGGAAATATGCTCATTAAAAAAATAAAAACCTATAAATGGCAGGCCTTGGCATCCCTAATGATGACAGGCTTGATGGTTGCGAGCTCGCTCTTACAACCACGCTATCTGCAAGAGGTGTTAGAGGCTTTGTTGACCGGAAGAAATGAGGCTATTTATAGTATTGGCGCTTGGTTGATAGGAGTAGCCCTAGTCGGTCTGGTTGCAGGTGGGGTCAATGTAACGCTTGCAGCCTACATTGCTCAAGGAGTGTCTTCGGACCTTCGGGAAGACGCTTTTCGCAAGATCCAGACTTTTTCTTATGCCAATATCGAGCAATTCAATGCGGGTAACCTTGTCGTCCGAATGACCAATGATATCAACCAAATTCAGAACGTGGTGATGATGGCTTTTCAAATTCTTTTCCGTCTCCCTCTTCTCTTTATCGGTTCCTTTATCTTGGCGGTTCACACTCTTCCGTCACTTTGGTGGGTGATTGTCCTCATGGTGTTCCTAATCTTTGCACTAACTGCCATCATGATGGGAATGATGGGACCACGGTTTGCTAAGTTTCAAACCCTTCTTGAACGGATCAATGCTATCGCTAAGGAAAATCTACGTGGTGTGCGCGTGGTCAAATCCTTTGTACAGGAAAAAGCACAATTTGACAAATTTACCGAGGTTTCAGATGAACTTCTCGGACAAAATCTTTATATCGGTTATGCCTTCTCAGTTATAGAACCCGTTATGATGCTAGTCGGCTATGGGGCAGTCTTCCTCTCTATCTGGTTGGTGGCAGGTATGGCTCAGTCAGATCCATCTGTTGTGGGCTCTATTGCTTCCTTTATCAACTATCTCAGCCAGATTATCTTTACCATCATCATGGTTGGATTTTTAGGAAATTCTGTCAGTCGTGCCATGATTTCCTTGCGTCGTATTCGCGAAATTCTAGATACCGAGCCAGCGATGACCTTTAAAGATCTCCCAGATGAAGAGTTAGAAGGAAGTCTCTCTTTTGAAAATGTGACCTTCACCTATCCTAATGATGATGAGCCTATGCTGAAGAATGTAACCTTTGATATTGCGCCTGGTCAGATGGTCGGTGTGGTTGGGGCGACTGGAGCAGGGAAGTCCACCCTAGCTCAGTTAATTCCGCGACTTTTTGACCCACAGGAGGGATCTATCAAGATTGGTGGCAAGGATATTCGAGACGTCAGCGAGGGAACCTTGCGTAAAACAGTTTCCATCGTCTTGCAACGTGCTATTCTCTTTAGCGGGACCATTGCAGATAATCTTCGCCAAGGAAAAGGCAATGCCAGCGTGTCAGAAATGGAACGTGCAGCACGGATTGCCCAAGCCAGCGAATTTATCGGACGCATGGAAAATAAATTTGAGAGTCAGGTCGAAGAGCGAGGCACCAATTTTTCTGGTGGACAAAAGCAACGGATGTCCATTGCCCGTGGGATTGTCAGCAATCCCCGTATCCTGATTTTTGACGATTCGACTTCGGCATTGGATGCCAAGTCAGAAAGACTCGTACAGGAAGCTTTGAACAAAGACCTGAAAGGGACGACAACTATTATCATCGCTCAAAAGATCAGTTCAGTCGTCCATGCGGACAAGATTTTGGTCTTGGACCAAGGGCGCTTGATTGGAGAAGGACGGCATGCAGACTTGGTAGCTAACAATGCCGTCTACCGCGAAATCTACGAAACACAAAAGGGAAAGGAGGAATAAAATGAAAACCGTTCGATTTTTCTGGAATTATTTTAAAGTTTACAAGTTCTCCTTTGTCATTGTGGTTCTGATGGTTGCAGTTGCGACGATTGCCCAAGCCC comes from Streptococcus oralis and encodes:
- a CDS encoding 5-formyltetrahydrofolate cyclo-ligase; its protein translation is MKAELRKKILQEMKALSQEQKQAMDRVLTERFLQHPFYQEAKTIATYLSFPHEFQTQELIEQALKDDKKVLIPKTYPKGRMEFVVYDPQQLVKTSFGLLEPQGDLEVVEPSQIDLIHVPGLAFTTEGYRIGYGGGYYDRYLEHFAGQSLSTIYPCQVQEFNFENHDIPVQEVLIYEGNL
- a CDS encoding rhomboid family intramembrane serine protease, whose product is MKEIFDKRYPVTSFFLLVTALVFLLMLVFTGLNFERADTLLQFGAMYGPIIRLFPEQIWRLFSAIFVHIGWEHFIVNMISLYFLGRQVEEIFGSKQFFFLYLLSGMMGNLFVFAFTPKVVAAGASTSLYGLFAAIIVLRYATRNPYIQQLGQSYLTLFVINIIGSVLIPGISLAGHIGGAVGGSFLAVIFPVKWERRMYSTSQRIGATVLFIALAVFLCYKGMTYV
- the csn2 gene encoding type II-A CRISPR-associated protein Csn2, which gives rise to MKINFPLLDEPLAIENATFLVLEDQFTFSTIVKQFYQYTDDGELKLFDRNLKAMKEAELLVITDVLGYNLNSPAMLKLIHADLENQLNDKPEVKSMIEKLVATITELLAFECLENELDLEYDEITILELIDALGVKVETLSDTPFEKMLEIIQVFKYLSKKKLLVFINATAYLSKDELVNLIEYIQLNQLRVLFVEPRKVFDFPQYVLDQDYFLNPENMV
- the cas2 gene encoding CRISPR-associated endonuclease Cas2, which translates into the protein MSYRYMRMILMFDMPVDTIEERKAYRRFRKFLIDEGFIMHQFSIYSKLLLNNSANNAMIERLKTHNPKKGNITLLTVTEKQFSRMIYLNGERNTSVANSDARLVFLGEEPRDED
- the cas1 gene encoding type II CRISPR-associated endonuclease Cas1 codes for the protein MGWRTVVVNTHSKLSYKNNHLIFKDASRTELIHLSEVDILLLETTDIVLSTMLIKRLVDENILVIFCDDKRLPTAYLMPYYGRHDSSLQLSRQISWNEDVKAEIWTTIIAQKILNQALYLGSCGFLEKSQSVIDLYHGLDLFDPSNREGHAARIYFNTLFGNDFSREQDNDVNAALDYGYTLILSMFAREIVLSGCMTQFGLKHANQFNQFNLASDIMEPFRPIIDRIVYENRSSSFVKIKRELFTIFSDTFHYNGKDMYLSNIVSDYTKKVIQALNQPEKGVPEFRI
- the cas9 gene encoding type II CRISPR RNA-guided endonuclease Cas9 (Cas9, originally named Csn1, is the large, multifunctional signature protein of type II CRISPR/Cas systems. It is well known even to general audiences because its RNA-guided endonuclease activity has made it a popular tool for custom editing of eukaryotic genomes.) codes for the protein MSNKPYSIGLDIGTNSVGWAVITDDYKVPSKKMKVLGNTDKHFIKKNLIGALLFDEGTTAEDRRLKRTARRRYTRRKNRLRYLQEIFFEEMSKLDSGFFHRLDDSFLIPEDKRGSKYPIFATLAEEKEYHKQFPTIYHLRKQLADSKEKADLRLIYLVLAHMIKYRGHFLYEEAFDIKNNDIQKIFNEFISIYDNTFEGSSLSGQNAQIEAIFTDKISKSAKRERVLRLFPDEKSTGLFSEFLKLIVGNQADFKKHFDLEEKAPLQFSKDTYDEDLENLLGQIGDDFADLFLVAKKLYDAILLSGILTVTDPSTKAPLSASMIERYENHQKDLAALKQFIKANLPEKYDEVFSDQSKDGYAGYIDGKTTQETFYKYIKNLLSKFEGTDYFLDKIEREDFLRKQRTFDNGSIPHQIHLQEMNAILRRQGEHYPFLKDNKEKIEKILTFRIPYYVGPLARGNRDFAWLTRNSDQAIRPWNFEEIVDKASSAEDFINKMTNYDLYLPEEKVLPKHSLLYETFAVYNELTKVKFIAEGLRDYQFLDSAQKKQIVNQLFKEKRKVTEKDIIHYLHTVDGYDGIELKGIEKQFNASLSTYHDLLKIIKDKEFMDDPKNEEILENIVHTLTIFEDREMIKQHLAQYASIFDEKVIKALTRRHYTGWGKLSAKLINGIHDKKSGKTILDYLIDDGYSNRNFMQLINDDGLSFKEIIQKAQVVGKTDDVKQVVQELPGSPAIKKGILQSIKIVDELVKVMGHAPESIVIEMARENQTTGRGKKNSQQRYKRIEDALKNLAPGLDSNILKEHPTDNIQLQNDRLFLYYLQNGKDMYTGEALDINQLSNYDIDHIIPQAFIKDDSLDNRVLTSSKDNRGKSDNVPSLEVVQKRKAFLQQLLDSKLISERKFNNLTKAERGGLDERDKVGFIKRQLVETRQITKHVAQILDARFNTEVTEKDKQNRIVKIITLKSNLVSNFRKEFRLYKVREINDYHHAHDAYLNAVVAKAILKKYPKLEPEFVYGDYQKYDLKRYISRFKDPKEVEKATEKYFFYSNLLNFFKEEVHYADGTIVKRENIEYSKDTGEIAWNKEKDFATIKKVLSLPQVNIVKKTEIQTHGLDRGKPKGLFNSNPSPKPSEDSKENLVPIKQGLDPRKYGGYAGISNSYAVLVKAIIEKGAKKQQKTVLEFQGISILDKINFEKNKKNYLLEKGYIKILSTITLPKYSLFEFPDGTRRRLASILSTNNKRGEIHKGNELVLPEKYTTLLYHAKNINKTLEPEHLEYVEKHRNDFAKLLESVLDFNDKYVGALKNGERIRQAFIDWETVDIEKLCFSFIGPRNSKNAGLFELTSQGSASDFEFLGVKIPRYRDYTPSSLLNATLIHQSITGLYETRIDLSKLGED